A stretch of Hydrogenothermus marinus DNA encodes these proteins:
- a CDS encoding DUF4416 family protein, protein MKSLLLFALMWKDKEYLKKVENYLQNFYGKFIKESEAFEPPFSKYYYDEMGKPLFKKFVATEFLTNHLALANIKKHCMFIEDKFRLNKKRTVNIDPILLDMEKVLVATTKYRGNRIQIDKDLYMEIELWYYNKEFKPFLWTYKDYELKADFFKEVKKILKKLK, encoded by the coding sequence TTGAAATCTCTCCTTCTTTTTGCTCTAATGTGGAAAGATAAAGAATATTTAAAAAAAGTAGAAAATTATTTACAAAATTTTTATGGAAAATTTATTAAAGAATCAGAGGCTTTTGAGCCTCCTTTTTCTAAATATTATTATGATGAAATGGGGAAACCCTTATTTAAAAAATTTGTAGCTACAGAATTTTTAACAAATCATTTGGCTTTAGCAAATATAAAAAAGCATTGTATGTTTATAGAAGATAAATTTAGATTAAATAAAAAAAGAACAGTAAATATAGATCCTATTTTACTTGATATGGAAAAAGTTTTAGTAGCTACTACAAAATATAGAGGAAATAGAATACAGATAGATAAAGATTTATATATGGAAATTGAGCTTTGGTACTATAATAAAGAATTTAAACCATTTTTGTGGACATATAAAGATTATGAGTTAAAGGCAGATTTTTTTAAAGAAGTTAAAAAAATTTTAAAAAAGTTAAAGTAG
- the moaCB gene encoding bifunctional molybdenum cofactor biosynthesis protein MoaC/MoaB — translation MGFKPVDVSGKFETIRTAKAEGKIYLSKESVEMIKEGKVPKGDVLLASQMAGMYGAKRTPDILPFCHNIMIDHVVVDTRLDEDGVYVSAEVKNVGRTGVEMEALTAVSAALLNVYDMLKAFDKNMVIGDIKLVSKRGGKSDYAEDLSGLKCAVITLSDSCSRGEAEDKSGKTAIDIIENEFGGEVVHYKILPDDKDKIVEELKSLEGKVDVIFTTGGTGFSERDQTVEATKEVIRTEAVGFGEAMRIIGVKFTPKSLLSRATAGIIGKDTLIINMPGSRGGVKDNLRMLAPMVKHAIRMARGEKKH, via the coding sequence ATGGGGTTTAAACCTGTTGATGTATCAGGAAAGTTTGAAACAATAAGAACTGCTAAAGCAGAAGGTAAAATATACCTTTCTAAGGAAAGTGTAGAAATGATAAAAGAAGGGAAAGTGCCAAAAGGAGATGTTTTACTTGCATCTCAGATGGCAGGAATGTATGGAGCAAAAAGAACTCCTGATATTCTTCCGTTTTGCCATAACATAATGATAGATCATGTTGTTGTTGATACAAGATTAGATGAAGATGGAGTATATGTTAGTGCTGAGGTTAAAAATGTAGGAAGAACTGGAGTTGAAATGGAAGCTTTAACAGCTGTTTCTGCTGCTTTATTAAATGTTTATGATATGTTAAAAGCTTTTGATAAAAATATGGTAATTGGAGATATAAAACTTGTTTCAAAAAGAGGTGGAAAATCTGATTATGCAGAAGATTTATCAGGTTTAAAATGTGCTGTAATTACTTTATCAGATAGCTGTTCAAGAGGTGAAGCAGAAGATAAAAGTGGTAAAACTGCAATAGATATAATTGAGAATGAGTTTGGTGGAGAGGTTGTCCATTATAAGATACTACCAGATGATAAGGATAAAATTGTAGAAGAGTTAAAATCCTTAGAAGGAAAAGTAGATGTTATATTTACAACTGGAGGAACTGGTTTTAGTGAAAGAGATCAGACAGTAGAGGCTACAAAAGAAGTTATAAGAACAGAAGCAGTAGGATTTGGAGAAGCAATGAGAATAATAGGTGTTAAATTTACTCCAAAATCTCTACTTTCAAGAGCTACTGCAGGCATTATAGGTAAAGACACATTAATTATAAATATGCCAGGTAGTAGAGGTGGTGTTAAAGATAATTTAAGAATGCTTGCACCTATGGTAAAACATGCTATTAGAATGGCAAGAGGAGAGAAAAAGCATTGA
- the rpmB gene encoding 50S ribosomal protein L28 — protein sequence MAVCQICGKKTAHGNSVAHSATTTKRTWKPNIQRVRAKLKDGTVKRIYVCTKCLKAGKVVKAV from the coding sequence ATGGCTGTATGTCAAATATGTGGTAAAAAAACTGCTCATGGAAATTCTGTAGCACACTCTGCAACAACAACTAAAAGAACATGGAAACCAAATATTCAAAGAGTAAGAGCAAAACTTAAAGATGGAACTGTTAAAAGAATTTATGTTTGCACTAAATGTTTAAAAGCTGGCAAAGTAGTAAAAGCTGTTTAA
- the obgE gene encoding GTPase ObgE, translating into MFVDKVKIYVKGGDGGNGCVAWRREKFVPKGGPAGGNGGNGGNVILKADSRMKTLYDFKLKRHFKAKRGQHGSGSNKHGKSAEDLIIKVPVGTVVKDAETGEILADLVNEGEEVVVATGGKGGKGNAMFKSATNQAPDYAEEGEKGEERWIELELKLIADAGIIGFPNAGKSTLISVLSHAKPKIADYPFTTLSPVLGVLQLDYGKSIVLADIPGLIEGASQGAGLGHEFLRHIERTKFLIHVIDISDFRERDPIQAFESINKEMKEYNPKLLEKPQIIVGNKIDMLSNKEEINKLKDAFSKKSYIFIPISLVTKEGINKLKEEIYKLSQRF; encoded by the coding sequence ATGTTTGTAGATAAAGTAAAAATATATGTAAAAGGTGGAGATGGTGGTAATGGCTGTGTAGCTTGGAGAAGAGAAAAATTTGTTCCAAAAGGTGGACCAGCAGGTGGTAATGGTGGAAATGGTGGTAATGTTATATTAAAAGCAGATAGTAGAATGAAAACTCTTTATGATTTTAAACTAAAAAGACATTTTAAAGCAAAAAGAGGACAACATGGCTCTGGTTCTAATAAACATGGTAAATCTGCTGAAGATTTAATTATAAAAGTACCAGTAGGAACTGTAGTAAAAGATGCTGAAACAGGCGAGATACTTGCAGATCTTGTAAATGAAGGAGAAGAGGTTGTTGTTGCAACAGGTGGAAAAGGCGGAAAAGGAAATGCAATGTTTAAATCTGCTACAAATCAAGCACCTGATTATGCAGAAGAAGGAGAAAAAGGAGAAGAAAGATGGATAGAGCTTGAGCTAAAACTTATTGCTGATGCTGGAATTATTGGATTTCCAAATGCAGGAAAATCTACTTTAATTTCTGTTTTATCCCATGCAAAACCAAAAATAGCAGATTATCCATTTACAACCCTTTCACCAGTTCTTGGAGTTTTACAGCTTGATTATGGAAAATCAATAGTATTAGCTGACATTCCAGGCCTAATAGAAGGGGCATCTCAAGGAGCTGGTTTAGGACATGAGTTTTTAAGACATATAGAAAGAACAAAATTTTTAATTCATGTAATAGATATATCTGATTTTAGAGAAAGAGATCCGATACAAGCTTTTGAATCTATAAATAAAGAGATGAAAGAATATAATCCTAAGCTACTTGAGAAACCTCAAATAATTGTAGGAAATAAAATAGATATGCTTTCAAATAAAGAGGAAATAAATAAATTAAAAGATGCGTTTTCTAAAAAGAGTTATATTTTTATTCCTATATCTCTTGTCACAAAAGAAGGAATAAATAAATTAAAAGAAGAGATATATAAATTATCACAAAGGTTTTAA
- a CDS encoding nucleoside deaminase has translation MEKAIRAVLEEAEKAYKKGEVPVGAVVVRNREIISRGHNQRITKNNAILHAEIVAISEACKKLGRWRLDDCELWVSLEPCVMCAGAIMQARIKNVNFLAEDKKGGAIMNKYTLFDDDLLPFNVDYHYIPVKEASDILKKFFQERRKKEKI, from the coding sequence ATGGAAAAAGCAATAAGAGCTGTATTAGAAGAAGCAGAAAAAGCTTATAAAAAAGGTGAAGTTCCTGTAGGAGCTGTTGTAGTGAGGAATAGAGAAATTATATCAAGAGGCCATAATCAAAGAATAACAAAAAATAATGCTATTCTTCATGCAGAAATTGTTGCTATCAGTGAAGCTTGTAAAAAACTTGGTAGATGGAGATTAGATGATTGTGAACTCTGGGTATCTCTTGAACCTTGTGTAATGTGTGCTGGAGCAATTATGCAAGCTAGAATAAAAAATGTTAATTTCCTTGCAGAAGATAAGAAAGGTGGAGCAATTATGAATAAATATACTCTTTTTGATGATGATCTCTTACCTTTTAATGTAGATTATCATTATATTCCTGTTAAAGAAGCTTCTGATATTTTAAAAAAATTTTTTCAAGAACGAAGAAAAAAAGAAAAGATTTGA
- the hfq gene encoding RNA chaperone Hfq, with product MAKNKMPRIQEKYLNAIRKANVRVNVYLENGVKLEGKIRYFDTFCILLKEGPRQILVYKHAVTTVKPKRQVEFSLEEE from the coding sequence ATGGCTAAAAATAAAATGCCAAGAATTCAGGAAAAATATTTAAATGCTATAAGAAAAGCTAATGTTAGAGTTAATGTATATCTTGAAAATGGTGTAAAACTTGAAGGAAAAATAAGATATTTTGATACTTTTTGTATTTTACTAAAAGAAGGACCAAGACAGATTTTAGTATATAAACATGCAGTTACCACTGTAAAACCTAAAAGACAGGTTGAATTTTCTTTAGAAGAGGAATAA
- the fbp gene encoding class 1 fructose-bisphosphatase: MAEIGTELTRFILEEERKYPSATGSLSLALNTIASACKVIASHVRMAGLVDILGKAGKVNVQGEEVQKLDELSNEILIDYLSDCGEFFGLASEELNEPIFPEKGKNGKYVISFDPLDGSSNIDVNVSIGTIFSIHKKVNGTQEDFLQEGYKQIAAGYVIYGSSTMLVYTTGNGVNGFTLDPSVGMFLLSHPNIKLPEKGKIYSINEANEKKWDKEGLKDFINTLKDEGYTSRYIGSMVADVHRTLIKGGIFGYPSDKKNKNGKLRLLYEASPMAFLIEQAGGLSTNGKESILNIKPQDIHQRTPVFLGSQKEIKQLLEHIC; this comes from the coding sequence TTGGCAGAAATAGGTACCGAATTAACAAGATTTATCTTAGAAGAAGAAAGAAAATATCCTTCAGCAACTGGTTCTTTATCTCTAGCATTAAATACAATTGCATCTGCTTGTAAAGTAATTGCATCTCATGTAAGAATGGCAGGACTAGTAGATATTTTAGGTAAAGCTGGAAAAGTAAATGTACAAGGTGAAGAAGTTCAAAAACTTGATGAACTTTCAAATGAGATTCTTATAGATTATCTTTCTGATTGTGGAGAGTTTTTTGGATTAGCTTCTGAAGAGCTAAATGAACCTATTTTCCCAGAAAAAGGTAAAAATGGTAAATATGTAATATCTTTTGATCCATTAGATGGTTCTTCAAATATAGATGTTAATGTTAGCATTGGAACAATATTTTCTATACATAAAAAAGTAAATGGTACACAAGAAGATTTTCTTCAAGAAGGTTATAAACAAATAGCCGCAGGATATGTAATATATGGCTCTTCAACTATGCTTGTTTATACTACTGGAAACGGAGTTAATGGCTTTACATTAGATCCTTCTGTTGGAATGTTTTTATTATCTCATCCTAATATTAAACTGCCAGAAAAAGGGAAAATATATTCAATAAATGAAGCTAATGAGAAAAAATGGGATAAAGAAGGTTTAAAAGATTTTATAAATACTTTGAAAGATGAAGGTTATACATCAAGATATATAGGCTCAATGGTTGCTGATGTTCATAGAACATTAATAAAAGGTGGAATTTTTGGATATCCATCAGACAAAAAAAATAAAAATGGTAAATTAAGACTTTTATATGAAGCATCACCTATGGCATTTTTAATAGAGCAAGCAGGTGGCCTTTCCACAAATGGTAAAGAAAGCATCTTAAATATAAAACCTCAAGATATACATCAAAGAACACCTGTATTCTTAGGAAGTCAAAAAGAAATAAAACAATTACTGGAGCATATATGTTAA
- the crcB gene encoding fluoride efflux transporter CrcB, with amino-acid sequence MLNILAVMIGGALGALSRYFVVNFSAKIFGTDFPYGTLIVNTVGSFILVFFMILFLEKLAIDPLWRVFLGVGFLGAFTTFSSFSYETIALFQDGEYIKGIVNILLNNSFALGAGIFGFITARMVI; translated from the coding sequence ATGTTAAATATATTGGCAGTAATGATTGGAGGAGCATTAGGAGCTCTTTCAAGATATTTTGTTGTTAATTTTTCAGCTAAAATCTTTGGCACTGATTTTCCTTATGGAACTTTAATTGTTAATACTGTAGGTTCTTTTATACTTGTATTTTTTATGATCTTATTTTTAGAAAAGTTAGCAATTGATCCTTTATGGAGAGTTTTCTTAGGTGTTGGATTTTTAGGAGCTTTTACAACATTTTCTTCTTTTTCTTATGAAACTATAGCTCTTTTCCAAGATGGAGAATATATCAAAGGTATTGTTAATATTTTGTTAAATAACAGTTTTGCTTTAGGTGCAGGAATCTTCGGATTTATAACTGCAAGGATGGTGATATAA
- a CDS encoding DUF190 domain-containing protein yields the protein MKITGEAVLLRIFVGETDRTDGKLTYKKIVEILRENDVAGATVFRGILGYGASSRIHEAGILSLSSDLPVVIEVVDKKERIDKVLPLLDNIIKSGLITMEKVNVIKYTAEG from the coding sequence ATGAAAATAACAGGTGAAGCTGTTCTTTTAAGAATATTTGTAGGTGAAACTGATAGAACAGACGGAAAATTAACATATAAAAAGATAGTTGAAATACTAAGAGAAAATGATGTTGCTGGAGCAACTGTATTTAGAGGTATTTTAGGATATGGAGCATCTTCAAGAATACATGAAGCAGGTATATTATCTCTTTCTTCAGATTTACCAGTAGTAATAGAAGTAGTTGATAAAAAAGAAAGAATAGATAAAGTTTTACCGTTATTAGATAATATTATAAAGTCAGGTTTAATTACAATGGAAAAAGTAAATGTTATAAAATATACAGCTGAAGGTTAG
- a CDS encoding oligopeptide/dipeptide ABC transporter ATP-binding protein: MENDSQPLLTVKNLKKYYLIKKSLLEKKYFKAVDNVSFIVNKGEIVGLVGESGSGKSTIGKLILKLIKKDSGKILFKGKDIDYYENKSFRKETSIIFQDPRTSLNPRFKIKEIVEEPLLVMGIKDKNKRLEKVKNALNLAGLDSEKFLNRYPSELSGGQRQRVAIARAIVLNPEFIVADEPTSALDVSIQLQIINLIKDLNKEKNISFLFISHDLNVVGILANRIIVLYRGKIMETGKTENILKNPSHPYTKILIESLPPIDPFHRKKKKIIDIEREDIEGACVFYHRCPIAKDICKKEPPMKKINGKEVYCYFV; this comes from the coding sequence ATGGAAAACGACAGTCAGCCCCTACTGACAGTTAAAAATCTCAAAAAATATTATCTTATAAAAAAGAGTCTTTTAGAAAAAAAATATTTCAAAGCTGTTGATAATGTTTCTTTTATAGTGAATAAAGGAGAAATTGTTGGACTTGTAGGAGAGTCTGGAAGTGGAAAATCAACTATTGGTAAATTAATTCTTAAACTTATAAAAAAAGATAGTGGAAAAATATTATTTAAAGGTAAAGATATTGACTATTATGAAAATAAATCTTTTAGAAAAGAAACATCAATAATATTTCAAGACCCAAGAACATCTTTAAATCCACGATTTAAGATTAAAGAGATTGTTGAAGAACCTTTACTTGTAATGGGGATTAAAGACAAAAATAAAAGATTAGAAAAGGTAAAAAATGCACTAAACTTGGCAGGATTAGATAGTGAAAAGTTTTTAAATAGGTATCCTTCTGAGCTATCAGGTGGACAAAGACAAAGAGTAGCAATAGCAAGAGCTATAGTTTTAAATCCAGAATTTATTGTAGCAGATGAACCAACTTCTGCTTTAGATGTTTCTATACAGCTTCAGATAATTAATTTAATAAAAGATTTAAACAAAGAAAAAAATATAAGCTTTTTATTTATATCCCATGATTTAAATGTTGTAGGAATTTTAGCTAATAGAATTATTGTTTTATACAGAGGTAAAATAATGGAAACGGGGAAAACAGAAAATATTCTAAAAAATCCATCCCATCCATATACAAAAATCTTAATAGAAAGTTTACCACCTATAGATCCATTTCATAGAAAAAAGAAAAAGATTATTGATATTGAAAGAGAAGATATAGAAGGAGCTTGTGTCTTTTACCATAGATGTCCAATAGCAAAAGATATATGCAAAAAAGAACCACCTATGAAAAAAATTAATGGAAAGGAGGTTTACTGCTACTTTGTTTGA
- a CDS encoding hemolysin family protein, which produces MFDSQFFTNFIIIFILLGLSAFFAGIESSFFSMDWLKIKRLAKTGNKSAKLADWLRSRPKELVITFLIGNELINITASAIATSLAIKYLGEKYVFVAVIVMTILILTFGEITPKTIGSYFPEKYALFASRPFYLFYIVATPFRFIFTKIATALLKKFGLELPIESHKISEEDLKTILAIGREQGIFTKEEEEIIEATLELDDTTVSEIMTPRRDIFALESGLTVKEVLEQTKDKDYSRIPIYKENLDNIIGILYLKDIIFLKFKGKENDVIDNYLRKPFFIPEFKPLISLLKEFEETKNHLAIVIDEHGTVVGLITFQDILEFLVGEIPEEYETEEMYIKEINKNKWEVSGRLDIETFREEIGIPLPEDYEYDTVAGFILDYLKKIPKEGEVFEYEGFRFTIKKVENNRIISVIVEKITTNENQEEVLND; this is translated from the coding sequence TTGTTTGATTCTCAATTTTTTACCAATTTCATCATAATATTTATCTTGCTTGGATTATCAGCATTTTTTGCAGGAATAGAATCCTCTTTCTTTTCTATGGATTGGTTAAAAATAAAGAGATTGGCAAAAACAGGAAATAAATCAGCAAAACTTGCAGACTGGTTAAGATCAAGACCAAAAGAGTTGGTAATTACTTTTTTAATAGGAAATGAACTTATAAATATTACTGCTTCTGCCATAGCAACTTCTTTAGCTATAAAGTACTTAGGTGAAAAATATGTATTTGTTGCAGTTATTGTTATGACAATATTAATTTTAACTTTTGGAGAAATTACACCAAAAACCATAGGCAGTTATTTTCCTGAAAAGTATGCTCTTTTTGCATCAAGACCTTTTTATCTTTTTTATATTGTTGCAACACCTTTTAGATTTATTTTTACAAAAATTGCTACTGCTTTATTAAAGAAATTTGGTTTAGAACTTCCTATTGAAAGCCATAAAATATCTGAAGAAGATTTAAAAACGATTTTAGCTATTGGAAGAGAACAAGGGATATTTACAAAAGAAGAAGAAGAAATTATTGAAGCAACTTTAGAACTTGATGATACAACAGTAAGTGAAATTATGACACCAAGAAGAGATATATTTGCATTAGAATCAGGATTAACAGTTAAAGAAGTTTTAGAGCAGACAAAAGATAAAGATTACAGCAGAATTCCTATATATAAAGAAAATTTAGATAATATAATTGGGATTTTATATCTAAAAGATATAATTTTTCTTAAATTTAAAGGAAAAGAAAATGATGTTATAGATAATTATCTAAGAAAACCTTTTTTTATTCCAGAGTTTAAACCTTTAATCTCCTTACTAAAAGAGTTTGAAGAAACAAAAAATCATCTTGCAATAGTTATAGATGAGCATGGAACAGTGGTAGGGCTAATTACATTCCAAGATATTTTAGAGTTTTTAGTTGGAGAGATACCAGAAGAGTACGAAACTGAAGAGATGTATATTAAAGAAATAAACAAAAACAAATGGGAGGTTTCAGGAAGATTAGATATAGAAACATTCAGAGAAGAAATAGGAATTCCTTTACCAGAAGATTATGAGTATGATACAGTTGCAGGTTTCATACTTGATTACTTAAAAAAAATTCCTAAAGAAGGAGAAGTTTTTGAATATGAAGGATTTAGATTTACTATAAAAAAAGTAGAAAACAATAGAATTATTTCTGTAATTGTTGAAAAAATAACTACAAATGAAAATCAGGAAGAGGTACTAAATGATTAG
- a CDS encoding hemolysin family protein, whose protein sequence is MISYIITIVFFLILEAFFSGSEIALFSINKAKLKYLAENGDKKAEKIYKLLSKHFDDYIATTLIGTTLSIVTITAVYVQFLMKTAEFLPFLHSKEELFAESIVIFTLLFGEILPKSVFQHFSEKIIYFLVPVLEFFRKLFIPFILFANLITKIIFFVFRIEPKKEKILNREELLDVLLMESEGLEELEKKIIANVLIFEERRLGEIVVPLSDVVAVSENAKIEEVIPVFQSTGFSRIPVFSKRIDEIVGVIRAYDLAYARPEEKIKKYANTIRYLPEFTSLPMVLKGFKTHKDHMAVVVDERGATMGIITLEDVLEEIVGEIRDEYAKKEKKMIKKTLKDKLVVDGRIELKEIETLLDIKFPTGPYETLGGWMIYTFGRMPKIGESLNFDDYIFKVLKTSRRRIREIMIEKTNSVNEQ, encoded by the coding sequence ATGATTAGCTATATTATTACAATAGTATTTTTTCTTATACTTGAAGCATTTTTTTCAGGTTCTGAAATAGCACTTTTTTCTATTAATAAAGCAAAACTGAAATATCTTGCTGAAAATGGAGATAAAAAAGCAGAAAAGATATATAAATTATTAAGTAAACATTTTGATGATTATATAGCGACAACATTAATAGGAACTACTTTAAGTATTGTTACAATTACTGCTGTTTATGTCCAATTTTTAATGAAAACTGCGGAATTTTTACCTTTTTTACATTCTAAAGAAGAGTTATTTGCAGAAAGTATTGTAATTTTTACTCTTTTATTTGGTGAGATACTTCCAAAAAGTGTTTTCCAACATTTTTCAGAAAAAATTATATATTTTTTAGTACCAGTTTTAGAATTTTTTAGAAAATTATTTATACCTTTTATATTATTTGCAAATCTTATTACTAAAATTATCTTTTTTGTTTTTAGAATAGAGCCAAAAAAAGAAAAGATATTAAACAGAGAAGAGTTATTAGATGTTCTTTTAATGGAATCTGAAGGTTTAGAAGAATTAGAGAAGAAAATTATTGCTAATGTTTTAATATTTGAAGAAAGACGACTTGGAGAGATAGTAGTGCCTCTTTCAGATGTAGTAGCCGTTTCTGAGAATGCAAAAATTGAAGAAGTTATACCAGTTTTTCAATCAACAGGATTTTCAAGAATTCCAGTATTTAGTAAAAGAATTGATGAGATTGTAGGAGTAATCAGAGCTTATGATCTTGCTTATGCAAGACCAGAAGAAAAAATAAAAAAGTATGCAAATACAATTAGATACTTACCAGAATTTACAAGTCTTCCTATGGTTTTAAAAGGATTCAAAACCCATAAAGATCATATGGCTGTTGTAGTTGATGAAAGAGGGGCAACTATGGGAATTATAACCCTTGAAGATGTTCTTGAAGAGATTGTTGGAGAGATAAGAGATGAGTATGCAAAAAAAGAAAAGAAAATGATTAAGAAAACATTAAAAGATAAACTTGTAGTAGATGGAAGAATAGAACTAAAAGAAATTGAAACATTACTTGATATAAAATTTCCTACGGGACCTTATGAAACCCTTGGAGGTTGGATGATTTATACATTTGGTAGAATGCCAAAAATCGGAGAAAGCTTAAATTTTGATGATTATATTTTTAAAGTTTTAAAAACAAGCAGAAGAAGAATTAGAGAAATAATGATTGAAAAAACAAATTCTGTAAACGAACAATGA
- a CDS encoding SPFH domain-containing protein, with protein MEAIIPILIVFFIIVTLLWGIRIVHQQEALIVERLGKYNRTLYAGLRFIIPYLENIRAKVSLKEQVMNIEKQDVITKDNAIVSVDAVAYYQIVSPEKAVYNIENLEYAIIQTVQTNLRDIIGGMTLDEVLQSREKINMKIRETLQGVADDWGIIVKRTEVKEIKPPKNIVDAMTKQMEAERNKRAMITEAEGKKQAEVLEAEGYKLAKYQEAEAIERLGQAQANAVKALKEIIDNSEIASQFLIGDRFVSSLKEIANSNNSKIIVLPPNVENIFKILNENKK; from the coding sequence ATGGAAGCAATAATTCCAATTTTGATAGTATTTTTTATTATAGTTACACTTCTTTGGGGAATTAGAATTGTTCATCAACAAGAAGCATTAATTGTAGAAAGACTTGGTAAGTATAACAGAACTTTATATGCCGGACTAAGATTTATAATTCCTTATCTTGAAAATATAAGGGCAAAAGTCTCTTTAAAAGAACAAGTAATGAATATAGAAAAACAAGATGTAATTACAAAAGATAATGCAATAGTAAGTGTAGATGCAGTTGCTTATTATCAGATAGTATCCCCAGAAAAAGCAGTTTATAACATAGAAAATCTTGAATATGCAATAATTCAGACTGTTCAAACTAATTTAAGAGATATTATTGGTGGTATGACCTTAGATGAAGTTTTACAATCAAGAGAAAAAATTAATATGAAAATTAGGGAAACTTTGCAAGGCGTTGCAGATGATTGGGGAATAATTGTAAAAAGAACTGAAGTTAAAGAGATAAAACCACCTAAGAATATAGTAGATGCAATGACAAAACAGATGGAAGCTGAGAGAAATAAAAGAGCTATGATTACAGAAGCTGAAGGAAAAAAACAGGCAGAAGTTTTAGAAGCAGAAGGTTATAAACTTGCCAAATATCAAGAAGCAGAAGCGATAGAAAGGCTTGGGCAAGCTCAAGCAAATGCAGTTAAAGCTTTAAAAGAGATTATAGACAATTCTGAAATAGCTTCTCAATTTTTAATAGGAGATAGATTTGTTTCTTCTCTTAAAGAGATTGCAAATTCTAATAACTCAAAAATTATAGTCTTGCCACCTAATGTTGAAAATATATTTAAAATTTTAAATGAGAATAAAAAATGA
- a CDS encoding NfeD family protein, which yields MRFIILLVVIGFIVIISDIFITGGILFPIGVAIILTGFTAYFIKNLILLSLFFSFYVILGYLILFIYNKKLKNAKLFEYKEGIVQVKLENNKYLVMFPTGFRGETIWEAYSDEDLKVGDKVKIKKIDGNVLIVKKKS from the coding sequence ATGAGATTTATAATCTTACTTGTTGTTATAGGTTTTATAGTAATAATATCTGATATTTTCATAACAGGTGGAATTTTATTTCCTATTGGAGTAGCAATAATTCTTACAGGATTTACTGCTTATTTTATAAAAAATCTAATACTACTTTCTTTATTCTTTTCCTTTTATGTAATTTTAGGTTATCTAATTTTATTTATATATAACAAAAAACTTAAAAATGCAAAACTTTTTGAGTATAAAGAAGGAATTGTCCAAGTTAAACTTGAAAATAATAAATATCTTGTAATGTTCCCAACTGGATTTAGAGGAGAAACTATCTGGGAAGCTTATTCAGATGAAGATTTGAAAGTAGGAGATAAAGTAAAAATAAAAAAGATTGATGGCAATGTTTTAATAGTCAAAAAGAAAAGTTAA